A genomic region of Nitrospirota bacterium contains the following coding sequences:
- a CDS encoding bifunctional nuclease family protein, with the protein MLVRMTVEGLLFDPRSSMYILLLKDAEGTATLPIWIGKPEADSIALALGKIVTPRPLTHDLIKNMAHNLKMKITRVAVTEILDNTFYALIYLNDGKDEISIDSRPSDAIAVALRVNAPIFVEESIIEKRTKDELDEWLKNLKPEDFGNVM; encoded by the coding sequence ATGCTTGTCCGTATGACAGTTGAAGGTTTGTTGTTTGACCCGCGAAGCAGTATGTATATCCTGCTTCTGAAGGACGCTGAAGGTACAGCCACCCTGCCTATATGGATTGGAAAACCGGAGGCAGATTCCATTGCGCTTGCGCTCGGAAAGATTGTAACGCCAAGGCCTTTGACCCACGACCTGATTAAGAATATGGCGCATAATCTTAAGATGAAAATAACAAGGGTTGCAGTTACCGAGATACTTGACAATACATTTTATGCCCTCATCTATCTCAATGACGGCAAGGACGAGATATCAATAGATTCAAGGCCCAGCGATGCAATCGCAGTTGCCCTGAGAGTTAACGCGCCCATCTTTGTTGAAGAAAGCATCATTGAAAAGAGAACCAAGGATGAGCTGGATGAATGGCTTAAAAATCTGAAGCCAGAGGATTTTGGGAATGTGATGTGA
- the recO gene encoding DNA repair protein RecO, which yields MLRRTEGIVLKTIPFGEADLIVTFLTYDFGLIKAFAKSPRKIKSRFGSSLEPLTYSKISFWGKEDANLPRLTQSDIILPFKSMRERLDCFLKASEIIELTVNMLPEHEANKKIFTLLLDILKTMEKDCAALHTVIMYKVKFLDLAGYAPRLDGCARCGKSGFSFYVSHGSILCENCATGVDSHVKLSQGSIRLYESLRKWDNSLAGRIKPSGNLFAELSGMINDHIRHTLSKPLKSEAFYNLTK from the coding sequence ATGTTACGCAGAACTGAAGGCATTGTCTTAAAAACCATCCCTTTCGGAGAAGCAGACCTCATAGTAACATTTTTAACTTATGATTTCGGCCTTATAAAGGCATTCGCCAAAAGCCCGCGAAAGATAAAGAGCAGGTTCGGAAGCAGCCTTGAACCTCTTACATACTCAAAGATATCATTCTGGGGAAAGGAAGATGCTAATCTCCCCCGCCTGACGCAGTCAGATATAATCCTGCCGTTTAAATCCATGAGAGAGAGGCTGGATTGTTTTTTGAAAGCCTCAGAGATAATCGAGCTTACCGTCAATATGCTTCCGGAGCATGAAGCAAATAAAAAAATATTCACGCTTCTTCTGGATATACTGAAGACAATGGAAAAAGACTGCGCTGCGCTGCACACAGTAATCATGTATAAGGTGAAGTTCCTTGACCTTGCGGGTTATGCCCCGAGGCTTGACGGCTGCGCAAGATGCGGAAAATCAGGATTCAGTTTTTATGTCTCGCACGGTTCCATCCTCTGTGAGAATTGCGCTACAGGTGTGGATTCGCATGTGAAGCTCTCACAGGGGTCTATAAGGCTTTATGAGAGCCTGAGAAAGTGGGACAATTCACTGGCAGGAAGGATAAAACCGTCAGGGAATCTCTTTGCAGAACTTTCGGGAATGATAAACGACCACATAAGACACACCCTCTCAAAGCCGCTGAAATCAGAGGCCTTCTATAATCTCACAAAATAA